One part of the Sciurus carolinensis chromosome 6, mSciCar1.2, whole genome shotgun sequence genome encodes these proteins:
- the LOC124986461 gene encoding olfactory receptor 2T4-like produces the protein MDAGNDTGTGFLLLGPFPGLRHRGALVTCVLLVYVLAVAGNAALALLIWADTRLHTPMYVLLGQLSLIDLALISTTVPKMVINFFSGKRDISKAACGAQVFFFFALGGGECLLLALMSYDRYMAIRSPLRYPALMNPRACLRMASACWGGGALNSLVHTVYTMHFPFCGSREIRHFFCEMPAILKLSCQDTSLYEAVVSVICIVFLLLPLGFILSSYILIFLTVLGMNSAEGRRKALATCSSHLAVVSLYYGPAMVIYMTPHSSHTAEQDEILSMINTVFTPLLNPLIYSLRNKEVLAALRKVVGQRCTWRWK, from the coding sequence ATGGACGCAGGGAACGACACGGGGACCGGGTTCCTCCTCCTGGGGCCATTCCCAGGGCTGCGGCACCGCGGCGCCCTGGTCACGTGCGTCCTTCTGGTCTACGTCCTCGCGGTGGCGGGGAACGCGGCCCTGGCGCTCTTGATCTGGGCGGACACTCGCCTCCACACGCCCATGTATGTCCTCCTCGGCCAGCTGTCTCTAATCGACCTGGCCTTGATCTCCACCACCGTGCCCAAGATGGTCATCAACTTCTTCTCAGGGAAGAGGGACATCTCGAAAGCGGCCTGCGGGGCccaggttttcttcttctttgcccTCGGTGGCGGCGAGTGTCTGCTTCTGGCCCTCATGTCTTACGACCGCTACATGGCCATCCGCAGCCCCCTGCGGTACCCAGCACTCATGAACCCCCGGGCCTGCCTGCGGATGGCGTCGGCGTGCTGGGGCGGAGGAGCCCTCAATTCCCTGGTCCACACCGTCTACACCATGCATTTCCCCTTCTGCGGCTCCAGGGAAATCCGCCACTTCTTCTGCGAGATGCCGGCCATCCTGAAGCTCTCCTGCCAGGACACCTCCCTGTACGAGGCGGTGGTGTCTGTCATCTGCATCGTGTTCCTGCTTCTCCCCCTGGGATTCATCCTCTCTTCCTACATCCTCATCTTCCTCACCGTCCTCGGGATGAACTCTGCGGAGGGCAGGAGGAAAGCCCTGGCCACCTGCTCCTCTCACCTGGCTGTGGTCAGCCTCTACTACGGGCCAGCCATGGTCATCTACATGACCCCCCACTCTTCCCACACTGCAGAGCAGGACGAAATACTCTCCATGATCAACACCGTCTTCACACCCCTGCTCAACCCCCTCATCTACAGCCTGCGGAACAAGGAGGTGCTTGCAGCGCTGAGAAAGGTAGTGGGGCAGAGGTGCACTTGGAGGTGGAAATGA